Proteins from one Oscillospiraceae bacterium genomic window:
- a CDS encoding DUF4177 domain-containing protein — MGEEGWELVSSTSTNQGEGYTRSMIFIFKRKLDY; from the coding sequence TTGGGTGAAGAAGGTTGGGAACTGGTCAGCAGTACCTCGACCAATCAGGGTGAAGGTTATACCAGGAGTATGATCTTTATATTTAAACGGAAGCTGGATTATTAA